Within Pungitius pungitius chromosome 18, fPunPun2.1, whole genome shotgun sequence, the genomic segment ATTCGACAGCTGGCGcacaggaagaaaaggagtcGGAAGAAATCTGGAGCGACCAGGCTGAGCGCTTGAGATCCCCGTTGGGTACGGTGGCCTCTCCTGGAGGACGCGGCGCAGGGGTGGTTCCTGGATCCACTTCTTCCGCTGATCTGAACCCTTCTCCCTTGGTGGGATTTGTCGAACAAGACCGCTTCTTCAACAGCAGAGTAGATTCCATCCTACTGAATATAGTAGAAGATACAGATTTGGAGGGACGAGATACACCTGGAGATCTGATGATTGAGAAGGTAAAATCCCTTATACATCATCAGAGTTCTGATCACCTATACATAAATAACTTTATATGATGTGCATGAAATGAGAGTGCCTTGGCGTGTGTATGTTCTCCTGTGTGTCGGCTCAGAGACAGACATGACCCTCTACACACCACGTTCACTGAGGGACGTGGGAGACGGACCATTGGAGCAGTGGAAAGATTCGGCCTTTATGTTGGGGCGAATAACGAGCAATCACCTTCACAGTGGTGCTGGCCAACATATTAAATCAGTCATGCGCATTGGAAACAAGTCCAGAACGTTAAGAGACATTCCCGCTCCTGCCCTTGTCAGTGTTGACATACCTGCAGCATTGACAGACAGAAGGCAGGTACCTCATGCGTGTGACTCACGGGTGTTGTCACCTTAATTTGGATCGGAGCCACTCATTTTACACTTTCATCCAGTCTTGATTCTGTATTAGCGGATAAGTCCTTTGGCTCCCATCTCAAAGACCGACAGCTGTGCGCGCTGAAGGAAACGGGACGCATGAGACGAAAACTTCAGATGGCTAGAAATGGCATCTAATAATAGCGGGCAGTTCAATAATAATAGCATGCATCCCTTGCGTGTCAGGGgggagaggtgagaggagagCACAGCTGAGGAATGAAACATGACCCCCCCTtgctttttcccctctctctctctctctctctctctctctctacgcaCCATTTAACACACCCCTCCTCACCGCttctcctttaaaaactccaggACCAGGACGTCCACAGGTCTGTGGATCTCAGAGACTGCTCTTGATTGGTTTAGTTGTGCAGCTCCTGTCTATAACAGCAGGGGTGTAGGTTTCAGTTGCATGCTGGACATATGGACTGTGGGATAAACAAAAGCATGGTGTTTCATAGACGTCTGCTTTGTGTCTCTATAGAAAGGTAAGTGTCCAACAAATTTCAACGTATGTGCAGGATCTGcctttaaaacttaaaaaatcTTAGTTTTAAAGGTTATTTATGCCAGCACATTAACGGCATTACTATATGCCATCATACTATTGTCTCACGGTATTATGTTAAAATGTAGAGGGATTTCAATGAATCTATCAGTCTCAGAAATGTAAAACTCATCTCACATCTTTGTTGCTATTTGTCAATTTCCATTACAGCCCTTTGGAGATGAAGTGCGTGAAGTGACACACGGCGTCTGCCAGCTGCGCTGGTCGACCGAGCAGGAGGTCAAGAGGAGCCGCGGGCCAACTGAGGTGGATCGGGAAGGAACTCAACCTCGGGCCGATCCTCGTTTTCACACCACACGCGCCTCGGGGGCGACCTCGCCAGGTGTGCACACAGACGCTGGCTCGCTCACCAATGGTGGCGCACGCGCGTCATCTGACACTCTAGCAGCCCTCGGCGAAGCGTGTCAGGCGGAGTCACCATGGGCGAGTCCTGAGTTTGTAATGCCCTTAGCACCTCTCGGCATCTTAGCCCTGGCACCCCTGGTCTGTCGGACGAGCAGAAGTTTGGAAGGAGATCAAACCCGCGCGAAAAGGTCTCTCAATGACAACAGAGACCCGGGCTGTGACCGCATGCAAGCCCGCGCTCACAGGCCGACCCCGGAGGGGATCACTGGCATCAAATCTTGGAATGGCGATGAGCCGATTCGTGgaaagggaaataaaataaagtatacTGAGAAGTCTTCAAAAGAGGGACAAGTGGACTTGATCCCGGCAAGTAAGACAACCAGTGAGGAGCTTCGTGAGCTCAGGGGAGAACTATCAAACCCCGCTGATCCTTTCTTCGTCTCGCAGAAGAACCGCGTGGCATTCATCACTTTGGATTTGAATGACCCATTTGTCTCCAGGGCTGCAAAACCCATCGCCAAAGGCAACCAGTCTGACTCGAATCAGACGAAAGCCGAAAAGATGCcacgcaaaacacacaaatctacCGCGGAGAGCAAGGCGCGCtctaaaaaggacaaaacagcaGGTCATTATCACGGTACACAAGCATGCAAGAAACAGGAGGCTTTATCTCAACATGTTTCAGCCCAGCAGGTCTGCAAAGAGCAAGAAACTCATCCTCTCGCCGGGGGAAGCCACACCGGCGAGATTACTCAAGGCGGGCCTGTGGATAAGGAGGCTAAATTGGTGTTTGACGCTGGTGCGACAACCGAGAAGGCTCCGAGCAAGCcgcatggcaagaagaagaagaagagcactGGGCTGAATGGTGACCCACCGCTGGAGGCGGAGAACGGAGCGAAACCGAAGACGGCGAAAGGAAGGATTGAAATGTTCGAGGCCAAGCTGGGTGCGAAGGGCCAAAAGGACAGCGATCGCTCGGAGGAGAAAATCCTGTCACAGCAACCGGGAGCAAAGGCAGAAAAACCTCAACTTCACGCAGATCGTAAAGACCACCAGCCGAAGAAATTCACCAGTCCTCTGAGCGACGATGTTATCAAAAGACGACGGCTGTCAGAAGACAAGTTCGGGAAGGCCGTCGCTGTTTTGGAGTCAAAATTTTCCAAGCCGGTCGTTTCCGTCCCGACGAAGGGAGAGCAGCCCAAGGTCAACGCGGGGTCAACGCGCAAGAAGGCCTTCGGTGAAGCGGTCAAACTGAAAATCCCCCCAAAGGAAGGTAAGGGAGATGCGTCGAAACTATTCACCCCATGACAGAATGGAAAAGACGAGTCTTCCAGCTGTTGTCCTGCGTGATTGTAGGTAAGTCGCCCCATGACCAGAACAGACGGCCTGTGTCCGCAGAGCCCAAGGCGGTGCAGCCCATCCAGGCGGCTCCAGTGAGCGGCGATCCCCGGAGTCTGCGCCTGTGGTGTCAGTTCACGGCCGTCGCCTACCAGTGCACCGTCACCTGGAGCAGGGGCGGCGCTGTCCTGTCCGAGAGCAGGAGAAGGTATTGGGCTTCAttttacaggattttcatgtatttctgtGCAAAGTTGCCCTCATCTTTACACTTTTACACCTTTACATGAAGCCATAACTCAACACACACCACAGTGAGGTCAGACGTCATTCACCAACCACTTTTAgctaatcattaaaaaaaaacattccttaACTGTTTTTAGCTGAGTTCAATTAATTATCCACGAGGACGAGGCCCGCAGCTTCTGTTAAACTTACAGTGATTAACTTACAGGACGGGGAGGGAACAGAGGCTTTGCCAAAACGCATACCAGGGATACTGGAACTGACCTttttacacaaagacacaagaaACTGACAAAGAAGAAACAGATGAACACACGCGGTCTGAATCCAGAAGGAgagcaggtgattggacacaggtggaacaGGAGGACAAGCACaggacagacaggaagtccaaCAAAGCATGACACATGTAAACAAGCaggaaacaagagaaaaaacacaatcccacagaaacacagataagagagagacacagagaaggaggaggctaATGTGTGTAGAAATCAACGTCCCAAATGTCcttttgaaaatgcattttgtgaCACTGTTCCTCTCTCCGAAGTGCAGGGGATGAAAGCAGAGTGTCACTCACCATCTCCAATGCTTCTCACAAAGACTTGGGCAAGTACCAGTGTCAGCTCACCAGTTCACACGGATCAGTAAGCCTGGACCACCTGCTCACGTACGAAGGTGTGTGAGTCATGGTTTCACTTCAACTTCCACTATcgataacacaaaaaaaatacatatattttgaaaaatacattttaaaagcattgcTTGACTCTTTCACAGTTCTATGTGAGATTGTTATGCCTCCCTCTCCGAACACAATCGTATgtaagtttttcttcttttaatataGTTTTGATCAAAGCTAATAACTTTAACTTGTTATGTTGTTTTATGGATTTTGACTGATCATGTTTCCATTTTTATGTCCAGCAGCCCCCGTGGAAGACGgcagtgaagaagaagacgtTCACTGTTCCAAGTTGATTTTTAAGGAGGATTTTCTATCCAACCAACACTTTGGCGAGAACCAACCTGCCAGCATCATCACTGAGAAGGTCCACTTTGGGGAGGGAATGCACCGGCGGGCTTTCCGGACTAAGATGCAGTCGGGTCAGATACCGCTGTTACTGCCCGGACACCCCTGTGTGCTGAAGGTACACAATTCTATCAGCTACGGGACCAAGAACAACGACGAGCTGGTTCAGAAGAACTTCAGCTTGGCCGTGGAGGTGAGAGCATCACAGGACTCTCCAGCAGTCCTTCGTAGTCACCTGTCCCCCTGCTAAACGATGCAaatgaaatatatacacatatatatatatcaaatatatttgcaaaaaacaaaggattttgtgacacctattacaattattattattattattgttgttctgAGATACCTCATGAAATGCGTTTGTAACACTTTCTTAGTATTCCTTTGCAGAAAtaattgtataaaaaaaaacaatttacatttttttgtgttgtttataaatatattgtagATTACGTATTCTAGATTAAATATCCAACACATCCATGTTGTTGCGAATGCAATTTGTAGGgtcaaatgcaaatgaagagcAACCTAAATATAGGAAAAATCTAGGTTCCccaaaatatttattgtatttcaatCGGGACGTTTGGGGGCCATTTTTGGATCGTTCGCAGCAGCAAACGCAATATTTTATCACATGGAGCATTTCCGTTTTAACACGGGAGGTAAGTGTGTtgtaatttagcttttgctcTGCAGGAGTGTCACGTCCAGAACACAGCGAGAGAGTACATCAAGGGGTACACCACTGCGGCCCAGTCCGTTGAAGCCTTCGGAGAAGTCCCAgagtaagtttaaaaaaacacacacacacacacacacaacgagtcTTTGTAAAACTTTACAATCAGGTGAAACACTAAAAGCTCTTTTGGTTTCGTGGTGTTTGTTCCTCCACCAGGATCATTCCCATTTACCTGGTGCACCGTCCTTCCAATGACATCCCGTATGCtacgctggaggaggagctggtcgGAGACTTCGTCAAGTACTCGGTGAAGGACGGCAAAGAGGTCAACACGAAGAGACGCGACTCGGAGGCGGGGCAGAAATGTTGTGCTTTCCAGCACTGGGTCTTTCACAAGACGGAGGGCAACCTGCTGGTTACTGACATGCAaggtttggggaaaaaaaatacatattttgaaaaatgtaaaagattgtTTTATCTGCAAATGACTGTGCTTTAAATGGCTGATTTTGGTGGTTTTCAGGAGTGGGAATGAGGCTTACGGATGTGGGAATAGCCACCTGTAAGAAAGGGTGAGTTTTCATGTTAATTCGACAGAAATAAGAGATGCAAATCCGTTGATACACGCAACCTGATGCATTTatcatttattcctttttgtAGCTATAAGGGTTTCAAAGGAAACTGTGCCACCTCATTCATTGACCAGTTCAAAGCGCTGCACCAGTGCAACGTGTACTGTGAGCTCCTGGGCCTCAAATCCCTGCAGCCCAAACCCAAAAAGCCGGCTTCCGCTCCAAAGCCCAAACCTCCACCTCAGTCCGCTGCGGCCAAGAAGAAAACCTCCGGCGGGCCAACCGCGAAGGGCAAGTCATGAGAGGACAATCCTGgattgtggtggggggggggggtttcttctaATGAGGGTTTTTCAGGTGATTTGCTTTACTCTCGTTGAACCTCGTCACGCAGAGTTTGGTCCCCGTTTCGGGCtacaggaggacgaggacgaggacgaggatgaggaCACATGCATTTGACTCCCGGATGAAACGCGATGGTTGACTTACTGTCGCTTCATAGGAGAATTATCTTTCATTTCACGTTTGACATTTgagagatttattttatttcactgagATATTCGAGAGGATATTTGAACACGCTTAAAAGGGATGATGTTGATGCCGAGTTGGAGGAGTTGAACTTTGACGCCTTAGCGATTGCTTTATTGATGAGGCGCcacatatgtatatttttttctactttaGTAAAGTTTTCAAACAATTAGTTCATTAAATTAATAAACTTGTTAACTAATTGATCATCTATTAATTGAATGCCCTTCATTGAAGGGCTGAGAAGCACAGTGTGCATTGGATTCAGTGGGAGCAGGTCACTCTTGGGTTTGACCTTTGAGGCCATGcaggttatttatttattgttccaCTATTATAACCTTTGTTCATTCAGTAAAAGCTACAGAAAAAGCTCATATTTATATTctgtaaacaaagacattttgctCACATCAAATCTTGTAAGTAAAACTTGTGTAAAGTatgaaattgaatgtatttactAAAGAATGTGAGGTTTGTTGATATATCTTTGTATTGTCTGGTGCAATACGGCCTGTAAATATTCATTTCAAAGATCCATTCTGCATTGGTTCAGCTCAAACTAAGTGAGAGAGACGTGTAAGACTAAAGACAAAGCTGACACACATGATCCCAGAAACACAATCCATCTTTATTTAATAACCATCTCTGCGCCTCTTTGCTTTTTAAGTGTAAGTGCCGTCAGCATGTAAGCAGAACCTAGTAGATCTTTGTCATTAAAGAGTTGTTATTGGTTATGAATGTGGTCTGGTTAATTTCTAATGAAGTTCAATCTACTCACAATCCCTGTAAAAGGCCTCTTATCTTCAGGATTGagagatgaataaaaaataaaaaatatctgcCTGACTTTGTATTCTCGGCACGGGTGCGAAGCCGTTCGAGCGCCCCCGTCTTATTGAATCCTTAAACGTCCCTTTAAAGCAGCAGCACAACGCAAACAAAGATCAACCGTTTTACTCgatggaaagaagaagaacgaGGAATGTCGGCAGCGTTGAAAACAAACAGGGGCCGTCTATTTCGATCCACGTTGCCAGTCGAAGGTCTCCAGCAGCAAATGGACACCTCAAAACACAAAAGTGAGCGGGTCACCCTCCGAGGCCTTCGGGAGCACGTCCTGCCTGGTTTAAACGTGTCCCTCGCGTAATCTTACATACATCCAAAAAATAAAGTCAACATCATGGAGAAGCCACTAAACAAACGGAAGCCAGGAGCACGCGGAGGCCCATTTCACACTGTAGCTATTTAGTGTGATAATGGCGTTTGATACAGAGGACACAAACACCATTGTCACACTCCACAGCTCCGGAGGACAACGTCGGACACTGCCCGACGGAGACAAACCCGGGGAGGGCGGGAAGCGAAACCTGCTGAAGAAATGGAGGAGAAAGTGAGTGGACAAAAGTGAGCAAAGACACCGTTGCAGTGCACGCCGTGTTGCCGGCGGTTAAAAAGCTGTGCTTTGATATTATCTGTGTGGCACTATTTTTTGTAGCGCTAAAATATGCAtgaaaaatagtaaaaaaaaatgtaaattgggAAAATGAGGCTGAGTGAATAGACAAGGCGCAACGACAAGGTGTCACAAGCACGCGTTTCTAACTTGTTGCGGGGGATGAGTGCAGCTGTTTGACACACGTTCAAACCGCATAGATCCAATGCAGATGTATTGATCCTACTGGGTcatactggaaaaaaaaacctcctgaGACATAACATTTCCAATTTGAAAATGACATAAATTCAAATGAAGCTGtgggatttttaaaaaacaaacaattcagaCCTTttggaagacaaaaaaaccccaactcACCTCGATTCTCtggctcctctccctccttcctcctgctcctcctcacagcttctcctctctgcctggtcccccccaccccgtcgCACCGGCTTTACTTCTGCTCTTTCCAAACGGTTAAAAGTCCAGCCGTGcgcgcgggggggcgggggggggggcgcaggttcaccgggggggggggggggggggggcggcccccGGGAGCCGCGTTTGGGTTCGACGGCGTCCGAGTTCCGAGTCTTTATGTAGACGGAGCGGCGTTCGGACAAACAGGCCGGCTCCGCGTTAGTGATAAGCTACAGGGGAAGTATCGATCGGCCCTGACCACGGGTAGAGAGGggtgagaggtggagggggggggggggggggggggaagaccaacaacaaaaaaaaacgctgcagtGAGGCAACGGGGGCCTCTATACCGAGGGACGGAGTCAAACGTATTTATGTTTCGCTTTTTCACACACGAAAAGTCACCAAGAGGGCCGAGCTGTACTTTTTCAGAGGAGAAAACGAAAATAGACCCATTCAGGTGCTCGTTTTACAAGAGCAGCTTTTAGAAAACGTGAAAACCTACTTAAGGAGAGAAAACGGAGCGAGTTTGACCctcagagcgagagagagagaggtttcaCTCTTACGTGACGGTTCCTGACAGGAGAACTAACTGGAACGTCTATGAAATAAGAGATTCTACACCAGCAGGCGTAAAATGACACACTCGTAAAGTTAAAGCAGGTCCGGGAGAGACGAGTCAAGACCGGAGCGAGTCCAATTAAAACCTCTCGAATAGTGAATGTCCACATTAATAGATCCACTATTATGAGTTTTATCATTAAACCTAAAGCAGACTGTGAAACTTCTTCTTTCTGAAGAAGTTGATGTTTGAAATGATATGGGAAAGAGTGTCTTATGGCACCTTTAATATTATGCATGCTGCACAACTGTTGACATACAGATAATGGAGTGTCTGCTCTTACAGTGAGCTTTAAAAAGGCAACAGGACGACTGCGATTGTACCACACAAGTTACTATTCCTGTCCTTCAATAAACTTTAATCCTATTCACACTTTTAAAATCCCCTGTGGTATTAATACGGCGAGCTACAGAGCAGTAATCCTGTAATGCTGGAAACTACAAAGACATGTCATGAcccaatattttaaaataatttgcccaggagacttttttttcacctttcaaTCATCTCGTGTTATTGCCTCAACTccagaaagaaagaagtgtgtttttgtagcAAAAGCTTCGTCTAGATTCACTCTAGAAAGCACATCATTTTCTAGAAGTTGTAATGCTTTAAAAGGGGGATCTGAAGAGGAGTTGGCTGCAGGTTTGTTTGTGACCAGGTCGCAGTTGGCAGAGCTCGATAAAATGTCCCCGGACAGGCAGGGAGGCTTTTATTTGCTCGGCCTTGGAGCTGATAACTCCTACTAGATTGCCTGTGTGAATGAACTGAGGTCCCTTCACCACAcactttgaacacacacacacacacacacacacacacaagataaaGGATAGAGTTGAAGTGTCATTCATTTATCTTATTGTATAACTCCCTGAGTAGCAGCACCTGTCTACGTTTGAGTGCAACTTTTTCCAAGACTTTGTGATGTGCTTTGACATCAAGATGTTGGCAAACGGTTCTCTGGCTTAACAACAGCAACACTTGAAAGATCAGAATAAACTGACTATATTCAAGATGTTCGTGTTagtaatattacattttaacttttgatagtaactaataactttaaaatTGCTAAAGTATCATATAACAAAAGCTACACGTAATACTTTACTAACAACCAACTATTTAAAAACTGGTATGTTAGGAAGAAAGTCGAGTCATACAAACAACACACTTTGAgaagtttcatttttatttgacggAAGTTAAAGGAAACCACAAAGACTTGCACAGAGTGGTAAGAATCTTTAACAAAAGTGATATTTCCTGTCattcgttaaaaaaaaggacataccATTTACCGAGTGAGTGTTGGATCACAGCGGGGAGGAAACAcaagggagagaaaacacaggCGAAAAGGGGGGTGAAGTCTCTGCTTCACGGtcggtcagcagcagcagcccagaTTTACAGACTATTTATATTGCACCAGGAAAGTGCTGtgaatggaacaaaaaaaaaaagaaaagaaagaaagaaagatcacATTCAAGTTAATGACGCAAGACGTACAATAGGCGACATGACCTCAGAGTGATCTATAAAGTGCCCTTTAGGTTCAATGGTGTTAGAAAAAGGagagtgaaacaaaaacatagaaaagaagaaacatttgtgTAAGAAACATGCTGCTTTATATTCAGTGGCAATCAcagcttttacacacacacacacacacacacacacacacacacacacacacacacacacacacacacacacacacacacacacacacacacacacacacacacacacacacacacacacacacacacacacaccttcatttTAGTGCCGTTGATCAGTAATACTTCTGTTAAATtcatacgtatatatatatatttataatgaaaGAACTTAAAATGTGTTCCCCACACCCCAAAAGCCCAGAACAATTTACAGCATTATAAACAGAATATTAAGATAACGGCGCGAACGTCTCGGGGGAAATCacccaaaatgtttttgctcGCCCCTCTCGACCTTCGAGACGCATCATACGTCCAAATCTGTACGATGTAGTCAAAGCAAACACGAGATACGTTTTCATGCTGCTTTCATAGCactacaatataaaacatgtgTTTCAACACATTTGCTCTCACCATAACAAATGAAAGGGATTCATTGATTCCCGGACTAGCCAAAGTTACACGTCACACACCATGTCATGTAGCACAGCGTCAGGATAGTAAACATTGTTCATCAGTACAAATACGTTGAGAGTATTTCTCCTGCAAGAATTAtaacaatgatttaaaaaaaaaaaaaaaaaaaagcaaaactctTTTatgacatttaacaaaaaaaaattaaaagaatcaTCATTGGGGATAATTTCATCCCCCTGT encodes:
- the alpk2 gene encoding alpha-protein kinase 2 isoform X4; translation: MQGDITPQPFGATSSTLMEPFVTGALCSSEHSPDTYPLSSFSPQSDSLEPYTATAPLPELYISESETQDLRIRSPHKHPREFQWPEYRQGEAGGKDADCDTHFPMCDSDNEVTRCHLGRAMPGCESDVSERARPPAAGAPEQGPVLVNDERRGNARPMESTPRPQQSPGPVELWLDACQYLAGEDAEDVNVLDRTRYSATQAGPAGDLSFPPGETKVSGCNLDGGEGIGWSDDDAVGWGPPVERWSSVDSWATALSDWTGIIAGPPEDFAAAFTEIGAEIDALTQALAEVSTHLETQPPGEAKGQEAAVRAQSQPPMGVQDQPSEARNPTGDGERCQSVESLCDSTAGAQEEKESEEIWSDQAERLRSPLGTVASPGGRGAGVVPGSTSSADLNPSPLVGFVEQDRFFNSRVDSILLNIVEDTDLEGRDTPGDLMIEKPFGDEVREVTHGVCQLRWSTEQEVKRSRGPTEVDREGTQPRADPRFHTTRASGATSPGVHTDAGSLTNGGARASSDTLAALGEACQAESPWASPEFVMPLAPLGILALAPLVCRTSRSLEGDQTRAKRSLNDNRDPGCDRMQARAHRPTPEGITGIKSWNGDEPIRGKGNKIKYTEKSSKEGQVDLIPASKTTSEELRELRGELSNPADPFFVSQKNRVAFITLDLNDPFVSRAAKPIAKGNQSDSNQTKAEKMPRKTHKSTAESKARSKKDKTAGHYHGTQACKKQEALSQHVSAQQVCKEQETHPLAGGSHTGEITQGGPVDKEAKLVFDAGATTEKAPSKPHGKKKKKSTGLNGDPPLEAENGAKPKTAKGRIEMFEAKLGAKGQKDSDRSEEKILSQQPGAKAEKPQLHADRKDHQPKKFTSPLSDDVIKRRRLSEDKFGKAVAVLESKFSKPVVSVPTKGEQPKVNAGSTRKKAFGEAVKLKIPPKEGKSPHDQNRRPVSAEPKAVQPIQAAPVSGDPRSLRLWCQFTAVAYQCTVTWSRGGAVLSESRRSAGDESRVSLTISNASHKDLGKYQCQLTSSHGSVSLDHLLTYEVLCEIVMPPSPNTIVSAPVEDGSEEEDVHCSKLIFKEDFLSNQHFGENQPASIITEKVHFGEGMHRRAFRTKMQSGQIPLLLPGHPCVLKVHNSISYGTKNNDELVQKNFSLAVEECHVQNTAREYIKGYTTAAQSVEAFGEVPEIIPIYLVHRPSNDIPYATLEEELVGDFVKYSVKDGKEVNTKRRDSEAGQKCCAFQHWVFHKTEGNLLVTDMQGVGMRLTDVGIATCKKGYKGFKGNCATSFIDQFKALHQCNVYCELLGLKSLQPKPKKPASAPKPKPPPQSAAAKKKTSGGPTAKGKS